A region of Mauremys mutica isolate MM-2020 ecotype Southern chromosome 2, ASM2049712v1, whole genome shotgun sequence DNA encodes the following proteins:
- the MAL2 gene encoding protein MAL2, with product MSARGGSMPPPPNPTAYFPAPRITLPVGLDILRTYSGAFICLEILFGALVWILIAATRVPLPLLQGWVMFVSVTACFLSILFLGVFLFSYTHRIAVDWNQVDFLFHAATFVFYFGAFLLQAATTSLHNYRLPSNATMLLSDQEYNISIAASIFAFATTICYGCSTALALRRWKL from the exons ATGTCGGCCAGGGGGGGCTCCATGCCGccgccccccaaccccaccgCCTACTTCCCCGCGCCCAGGATCACGCTGCCCGTGGGCTTGGACATCCTGCGCACCTACTCGGGAGCCTTCATCTGCCTGGAGATC CTGTTTGGAGCACTCGTCTGGATTTTGATAGCTGCCACTAGGgttccactgcctctgctgcaggGATGGGTGATGTTTGTGTCAGTGACTGCTTGTTTTTTGTCCATCCTCTTCCTGGGCGTGTTCCTTTTTAGTTATACACACAGAATTGCTGTGGACTGGAACCAAGTG GATTTTCTTTTCCATGCGGCTACTTTTGTCTTTTATTTTGGAGCCTTTTTACTGCAAGCAGCAACAACATCTCTGCATAATTATCGACTTCCATCAAATGCCACTATGTTGCTAAGTGATCAAGAGTATAACATAAGCATAGCAGCCTCA ATTTTTGCCTTTGCAACGACTATCTGTTATGGTTGTAGCACAGCCCTTGCTTTAAGAAGATGGAAACTATAG